From the bacterium genome, the window CGCGTAAAGACAGCGCTCCAGATCGCTTTTCGGCTCGACGTCACTGCAGATCTGCCAGCCATGACTCGCGACTGCACGCGCAATTTCGTCTGGGAAGCCGCGTTCGCTCAAGATGGTCACGGCGCGCTGACAGTGTTCCTCAGGAAACATCTCCCAGTCCAGATCGTGAAGGATGCCGCAGATACCCCAGAGTTCGGAGTCACCTCCGCGCTTGCGCGCAAAGTGGCGCATTACGCCTTCGACGGAGAGAGCGTGCTTTCGCAACGAGTCCGTCGCGTTGAACTCGCAGAACAGGGACCAGGCATCGGCACGAATGGGAATCACGAGGCCGAGCATGCCACAGTGCGAAGAAACGATCCACGAGCTGAAACACCCGCCTGCGAGAGAGAATTTCGGCGTGAATTCGCCGGTCCGAATCGACGAACCTGGGTTGATCCCCGCGGCGATCAGTCCAAGAATTCGCCTACTGGGAGGTTCGGATAGACAGAATCAAACGCGCTCGCTATTCACGCCCTGAACCCATCACAGTTCGCCTGCGAAGCCGTTGATTTCCCGTCTTGATTTCACATACTCGCATAACATACTTGTCGATTATTCCGGCTCCTATTCTCTTGCGACAGACGAGCTTTTCCATAACGAGCGAACGTCAATGACGTCCTTGGTGCGACACATGAACTCGAGATACTCCGAAGCCCGAGTAGCCATGGCCGCGGCGATCACCGCGGCGGCCGTTCTGGTTCTCGATCTGTCCACGCCTCTTGGGATTGCCGGTGGAGTGCCGTATGTGGCGCTCGTTGCCATCGGTTGGTGGTTCCGCGAGAAACGGGCCCTCGCCTACCTGGGTTTGGCCGGGACCGCACTGACCATCACCGGGCATTTCCTGTCGCCAGATGGCGGCATTTTCTGGGTGGTCATGACCAATCGCGCCTACGCGATCCTGGCGATCTGGATGAGTGTGGGAATTCTCTGGCTGGCCCGGACCCACTTCACGGAAGCGCAGAGAATCGGAGAAGAACTGCAAGACGCCAATGACCAATTGCATACCTCCGTCAGGAGAACAGAGAAGGAACTCGAATTGCGACAGATCGCGCAACGCCGGCTCTCCAGTCGAGAGAAATCCCTCCGAAGATCAAATGAAGAACTCACGAGATTCGCGCATGTTGCATCGCACGACCTGAAGGAGCCGCTGCGCAAGATACGAACGTTC encodes:
- a CDS encoding HDIG domain-containing protein, with translation MLGLVIPIRADAWSLFCEFNATDSLRKHALSVEGVMRHFARKRGGDSELWGICGILHDLDWEMFPEEHCQRAVTILSERGFPDEIARAVASHGWQICSDVEPKSDLERCLYAVDELTGLIAATALVRPSRSVLDIKPKSVKKKWKDARFAAGVDRSIIERGAMMIEMEIGDLIAETIQGMREVATEIGLAGDALVE